From the genome of Cyanobium sp. ATX 6F1:
CTGCAACGTTAAGGGTTGTCGTCAGTTCAGCCCGCCGTTGAAGGCTTGGACCCCTTGGGCGCGATCCCCCATCGATGGGCAGTTCACGTGGTGCAACGTTCAGCACGTTCAAAGCTGTGCTTTGTTTCGAATCGATTGATTCATGAAGTTCTCATGGCGAGGTGGGTGTGTCGGGGTCCGTCGGCGTGACGCGCACCTGATCGAAGAGCTCTGGCGCTGGCCCAGCGCTCACGCCTTGGGGCTCAGATCGGACCGCTGAGCACCATGGGCCCCTTCGGCGCCGTGCCATTGGGATCCCGCTCCAGGCTGACACTCACGCCCTTGGCCAGGCTGGTGGGCATGGTTGGGATCAGCATCGCCACATGGCCCTGGGCTGTCGGCACGAAGGCGACACAGCCGACCTTGTGACCGTCCACGTTGGCCCAGAGCCTGTACACATGGCCGGGGGGCGCCGCTGGCAGATCATTGAGCATCAACACGTTGTGGGTGGTGTTGCCCGTCACCAGCACCTCCCCGTTCGCCGCGGCGCCGGGGGCCATCGCCGTGAGCGTTAGCAGACGGTGGGGGGCCTGAACGGCGGCTCCCTGCGGTTTTCTCTGTTGGCCTGACAACTGGTTCTGCACCTGGGCGAGCTGGGTGCGCGTTTGCTGCAGCTCCACCCCCAGGATCAGCAGGCCCAGCCCCAGCAGGGCCGGTACCAGCCACGGCAGCCGGGAGCGTGAGGGAGGGTTCGGTTCGAGCAGCCGCTGGCGCAGCCGGGCCGGGGGCGTCGCCGTGGCCGGCAGGGCCAGGGGCAGCAGTTCGAGGGTGGTGCGGAACTGATCGAGCCGCTGGCGCAGTTCGGGCTGCTCCCGCAACAGGGAGGCCAACCGCTCCCGTTCGTCGGCATCGAGATCCCCCAGCGCGTGGCCAGCGAGCAGGGCGTCGCGGTCGTCGTCGAGGGAGGAGCGGCGGTTGTCGTTGGGGTTCATGGTTCGCTCCGGAAGTCGATCAACAATTCCCGCAGTCGGATCAGCCCCTGGCGGGAGCGGGTCTTGACGGTGCCGAGCGGCAACTGGAGCTGCGCGCCGATCGCCGACTGGCTCAATCCCTCGTAATACGCCAGCTCCAGCACCTGACGCTGGTTGGCGGGAATCGACTCCAGCGCGACCTTGACCCGACGGGCCAGGTCGTCCGTTTCCGCCTGCTCGTGGGGGCTGGGCACGGCGGTGGCAAACAGCTGGGATGACCAGCGTTGCACCAGTCGCCAGCGGTTCTGCCGCTGCTGCAGACGATTGAGGGCCATCGAACGCGTCAGCAGCAGCAGAAAGGCCAGCACCGGCCCCCGGGAGGGGTCGTAGCGGTCCTGCTGCCAGTAGCGCAGGAAGACGT
Proteins encoded in this window:
- a CDS encoding anti-sigma factor domain-containing protein, with the translated sequence MNPNDNRRSSLDDDRDALLAGHALGDLDADERERLASLLREQPELRQRLDQFRTTLELLPLALPATATPPARLRQRLLEPNPPSRSRLPWLVPALLGLGLLILGVELQQTRTQLAQVQNQLSGQQRKPQGAAVQAPHRLLTLTAMAPGAAANGEVLVTGNTTHNVLMLNDLPAAPPGHVYRLWANVDGHKVGCVAFVPTAQGHVAMLIPTMPTSLAKGVSVSLERDPNGTAPKGPMVLSGPI
- a CDS encoding sigma-70 family RNA polymerase sigma factor; translation: MTPPESDAPAQRRTGDLPASDPGDHRDLAALYDACGGPVYRLALRLCRDRQEAEDLTHDVFLRYWQQDRYDPSRGPVLAFLLLLTRSMALNRLQQRQNRWRLVQRWSSQLFATAVPSPHEQAETDDLARRVKVALESIPANQRQVLELAYYEGLSQSAIGAQLQLPLGTVKTRSRQGLIRLRELLIDFRSEP